CACCCATCAATGCACGGTTGGCGTCATCGTGTTCCAGGAATGGAATCAGAGACGCACCAACGGATACAACCTGCTGGGTGGAAACGTCCATATAGTCAACCTGATCGCGGCTGAACAGGCTGGATTCGCCCTTGCTGCGGCAGGTGACCAAGTCTTCCACGAAGCGGCCGTCATCATCCAGGTTGGAGTTAGCCTGGGCGATAACAAAGTTGCCTTCTTCAATGGCGGACAGGTAATTGATTTCATCGGTAACCACGCCGTCACGCACGCGGCGGTACGGGGTTTCCAGGAAGCCATACTCGTTAGTCTGTGCGTACACGGACAGGGAGTTGATCAGACCGATGTTCGGACCTTCCGGGGTTTCGATTGGACATACACGACCGTAGTGGGTTGGGTGTACGTCACGTACTTCGAAGCCGGCGCGCTCACGGGTCAGACCGCCCGGGCCCAATGCGGAGATACGACGCTTGTGCGTGATCTCGGACAGCGGGTTGTTCTGGTCCATAAACTGGGACAGCTGGCTTGAGCCGAAGAACTCTTTCACCGCCGCCGAAATCGGCTTGGCGTTGATCATGTCCTGAGGCATCAGGGTGTCCAGGTCGCCCAGAGACAGACGCTCTTTCACCGCACGCTCAACGCGCACCAGACCTACGCGGAACTGGTTCTCAGCCATTTCGCCCACGGAGCGGATGCGACGGTTGCCGAGGTGATCGATATCGTCCACTTCGCCTTTACCGTTACGGATGTCGATGAGCTTCTTCATCACATCGATGATGTCTTCCTGGCTCAGGATACCTGAACCTTCGATCTCGTCGCGCAGCAGAGAACGGTTGAACTTCATACGGCCGACCGCGGACAGATCGTAGCGGTCTTCGGAGAAGAACAGGTTCTCGAACAGGCTTTCTGCTGCTTCACGCGTCGGTGGCTCGCCAGGACGCATCATGCGGTAGATCTCAACCAGCGCGCTCAGGCGGTCATTGGTCGGGTCGACACGCAGCGTCTCGGAGATGTAGGCGCCGTGATCGAGATCGTTGGTGAACAGCGTTTCGATACGCTTGTGACCAGACTGGCTCAGCTTCGCCAGCAGATCCAGCGACAGCTCCATGTTGGCGGAGCAGATCAGTTCACCGGTATTGGTATCGATGTAGTCTTTGGCGACCACTTTGCCCGCGATGTACTCAACCGGCACTTCGATACTCTTGATATCGTCTTTTTCAAGCTGACGGATATGGCGAGCGGTGATGCGACGACCTTTCTCAACGTAGATTTTGCCGTTGGCTTCGATATCAAACGAAGCGGTCTCACCACGCAGACGCTCAGGAACCAGCTCCATCTGCAGCTTGTTGTCGCGAATTTCGAAAACAACTTTCTCGAAGAACAGGTCAAGGATCTGTTCTGAGGTGTAGTTCAGCGCGCGCAGAATGATCGAGGCCGGCAGTTTACGACGGCGGTCGATACGCACGAACAGGTTGTCTTTCGGGTCAAACTCGAAGTCCAACCAGGAACCGCGGTAAGGGATGATGCGTGCGTTATACAGCACTTTACCCGAAGAGTGGGTTTTACCCTTATCGCTGTCGAAGAATACGCCAGGACTACGGTGCAGCTGGGATACGATAACCCTCTCAGTACCGTTAATAACAAAGGTACCGTTTTCGGTCATGAGCGGAATTTCGCCCATGTAGACTTCTTGTTCCTTGATGTCTTTGACCGTACCTTCTGGTGCTTCTCGCTCATAGATGACCAGGCGCAGTTTAACGCGCAGCGGTGCAGAGAACGTCACACCACGAATCTGGCACTCTTTGACGTCGAACACCGGCTCACCAAGACGGTAGCTAACGTATTGCAGCTCCGAATTGCCACTGTAGCTCTGGATTGGGAATACAGAACGGAAGGCGGCTTCAAGGCCGTACTGCCCTTCTGGATCTTGCTCGATAAACTTCTGGAACGAGTCAAGCTGGATAGAAAGGAGATATGGCACATCCAACACTTGTGGACGCTTACCAAAATCCTTACGAATACGTTTTTTCTCGGTATAGGAGTAAACCATAGGGTTCCTCAGCTCGCTGAAAAGTAGAACCTCTCTGTCCGTCCGATTAGGACAGTTCATGCAACACTATTTTGTCGACCGGAAAGCGAGGACACTTTCCGCAATACCTCTTGCTATCACTCTTAAACCATTTCATTGCACCTGCCCCCAGAACTCCTGGAGCGCACAGCTGCAGTATATTAAGTCGTCGATAGAAACAAATATTGGGAGGCAATCCAGCAGCCAAACAGTGTGAAACGCTACTGGCGCCCTACAGCGCAAAAAGGCTGGTGACTAAAAAGTCACCAGCCATCAGCCTAATCGCTTAGGCTGCAACCGGAAGGGTTGGCTTATTTAACTTCAACTTCAGCGCCAGCTTCTTCCAGGGATTTTTTCAGAGCTTCAGCGTCATCTTTGCTCACGCCTTCTTTCAGAGCGGCTGGAGCAGATTCAACCAGGTCTTTAGCTTCTTTCAGACCCAGGCCGGTAGCGCCACGTACTGCTTTGATAACAGCAACTTTGTTAGCGCCTGCAGCTTTCAGGATAACGTCGAATTCAGTTTTCTCTTCAGCAGCTTCAGCAGCACCGCCAGCAGCAACAGCTACAGCAGCAGCAGCAGAAACACCGAATTTTTCTTCCATAGCGGAAACCAGCTCAACAACATCCATTACGGACATAGCAGCTACTGCTTCCAGGATTTGGTCTTTAGTGATAGACATAACAATTGTTCCTAAGATTCAGAAATAGTTTAAATACGTTAGCAAAGGCTAAGAAAGAGCGGCTTATGCAGCTTCTTTCTGATCGCGCACAGCAGCCAGAGTACGAACCAGTTTGCCGGCAGCGGCTTCTTTCATGGTCGACATCAGGCGTGCGATTGCTTCTTCGTAAGTTGGCAGCGTTGCCAGGCGGTCGATTTGCGCCGCAGGGATCAGCTCACCTTCAAAGGCCGCAGCTTTAACCTCGAACTCTGCATTCGCTTTCGCGAACTCTTTGAACAGACGAGCAGCAGCGCCCGGGTGTTCAGTAGAGAATGCAATCAAGGTTGGACCGACAAACGTGTCTTTCAGGCATTCGAATGGAGTGCCTTCAACAACGCGACGCATCAGGGTGTTGCGAACAACACGCATGTAAACGCCAGCTTCACGACCTGCTTTACGCAGTTCAGTCATTTTACCTACGGTAACGCCGCGGGAATCCGCAACAACCGCAGACAGCGCGCCTTTGGCTACTTCGTTGACTTCAGCAACAATCGCTTGTTTGTCTTGAAGATTTAATGCCATTAGCTTTTTGCTCCTGGATTAGCCGGGGAACATCCCCGGAACTCACTTCACTTAATCGCTGCCGAAACAGCAGATCAAGCGGCTTAACACGGTGAGCAGAATCCAGCAAAGACATTCTTTTATAAAAAATTTCTTTAGGCTCTGTCACCGTCTACGCAGGAAAATTAAGTATCTTGCGATACACCTGCGGTCTTGGACGGAGGCCTGGATTAGGCCAGGCTCCAACCGAAAATTCTTGTGTCCCGCCGATAAAAACGGCAGAACCTTGGGGCATAAGATTCTAGGCGAAAATATGCCCCAAGTCAAAGCGATTAATCGTCTAAACGATTAGCTCGCTACAGCAGTCAGGCCGCTCTGATCGATAGCAACGCCAGCACCCATGGTGGTGGAGAGGCTAACTTTCTTGATGTAAACGCCTTTAGCCTGAGATGGTTTCGCTTTTTTCAGCGCAACCAGCAGGGCTTCCAGGTTTTCTTTCAGCTGAGCTGCTTCGAAATCAACCTTACCGATAGTGGTATGGATGATGCCGTTTTTGTCGTTACGGTAACGAATCTGACCTGCTTTAGCGTTTTTCACTGCTTCAGCAACGTTCGGCGTAACGGTACCCACTTTCGGGTTTGGCATCAGGCCACGTGGACCCAGAACCTGGCCCAGTTGGCCAACAACGCGCATTGCATCTGGAGATGCGATAACAACGTCAAAGTTCATTTCGCCTTTCTTGATCTGATCGGCCAGATCTTCCATGCCTACCAGCTCTGCGCCAGCTGCTTTTGCAGCTTCAGCGTTAGGGCCTTGAGCGAAGACGGCAACGCGTACGCTGCGACCGGTGCCGTGTGGCAG
The nucleotide sequence above comes from Serratia rhizosphaerae. Encoded proteins:
- the rplJ gene encoding 50S ribosomal protein L10 — translated: MALNLQDKQAIVAEVNEVAKGALSAVVADSRGVTVGKMTELRKAGREAGVYMRVVRNTLMRRVVEGTPFECLKDTFVGPTLIAFSTEHPGAAARLFKEFAKANAEFEVKAAAFEGELIPAAQIDRLATLPTYEEAIARLMSTMKEAAAGKLVRTLAAVRDQKEAA
- the rpoB gene encoding DNA-directed RNA polymerase subunit beta: MVYSYTEKKRIRKDFGKRPQVLDVPYLLSIQLDSFQKFIEQDPEGQYGLEAAFRSVFPIQSYSGNSELQYVSYRLGEPVFDVKECQIRGVTFSAPLRVKLRLVIYEREAPEGTVKDIKEQEVYMGEIPLMTENGTFVINGTERVIVSQLHRSPGVFFDSDKGKTHSSGKVLYNARIIPYRGSWLDFEFDPKDNLFVRIDRRRKLPASIILRALNYTSEQILDLFFEKVVFEIRDNKLQMELVPERLRGETASFDIEANGKIYVEKGRRITARHIRQLEKDDIKSIEVPVEYIAGKVVAKDYIDTNTGELICSANMELSLDLLAKLSQSGHKRIETLFTNDLDHGAYISETLRVDPTNDRLSALVEIYRMMRPGEPPTREAAESLFENLFFSEDRYDLSAVGRMKFNRSLLRDEIEGSGILSQEDIIDVMKKLIDIRNGKGEVDDIDHLGNRRIRSVGEMAENQFRVGLVRVERAVKERLSLGDLDTLMPQDMINAKPISAAVKEFFGSSQLSQFMDQNNPLSEITHKRRISALGPGGLTRERAGFEVRDVHPTHYGRVCPIETPEGPNIGLINSLSVYAQTNEYGFLETPYRRVRDGVVTDEINYLSAIEEGNFVIAQANSNLDDDGRFVEDLVTCRSKGESSLFSRDQVDYMDVSTQQVVSVGASLIPFLEHDDANRALMGANMQRQAVPTLRADKPLVGTGMERAVAVDSGVTAVAKRGGVIQYVDASRIVIKVNEDEMYPGEAGIDIYNLTKYTRSNQNTCINQMPCVNLGEPIERGDVLADGPSTDLGELALGQNMRVAFMPWNGYNFEDSILVSERVVQEDRFTTIHIQELACVSRDTKLGPEEITADIPNVGEAALSKLDESGIVYIGAEVTGGDILVGKVTPKGETQLTPEEKLLRAIFGEKASDVKDSSLRVPNGVSGTVIDVQVFTRDGVEKDKRALEIEEMQLKQAKKDLTEELQILEAGLFARIHAVLVAGGVEADKLSQLPRDRWLELGLTDEEKQNQLEQLAEQYDELKADFEKKLEAKRRKITQGDDLAPGVLKIVKVYLAVKRQIQPGDKMAGRHGNKGVISKINPIEDMPYDENGTPVDIVLNPLGVPSRMNIGQILETHLGMAAKGIGEKINQMLKQQQEVAKLREFIQKAYDLGDDVCQKVDLNTFSDDEVLRLAENLKKGMPIATPVFDGAKETEIKQLLEMGGIPTSGQITLFDGRTGEQFERQVTVGYMYMLKLNHLVDDKMHARSTGSYSLVTQQPLGGKAQFGGQRFGEMEVWALEAYGAAYTLQEMLTVKSDDVNGRTKMYKNIVDGDHRMEPGMPESFNVLLKEIRSLGINIELEDE
- the rplA gene encoding 50S ribosomal protein L1 — encoded protein: MAKLTKRMRVIRDKVDATKQYDITEAVALLKELATAKFVESVDVAVNLGIDARKSDQNVRGATVLPHGTGRSVRVAVFAQGPNAEAAKAAGAELVGMEDLADQIKKGEMNFDVVIASPDAMRVVGQLGQVLGPRGLMPNPKVGTVTPNVAEAVKNAKAGQIRYRNDKNGIIHTTIGKVDFEAAQLKENLEALLVALKKAKPSQAKGVYIKKVSLSTTMGAGVAIDQSGLTAVAS
- the rplL gene encoding 50S ribosomal protein L7/L12, with protein sequence MSITKDQILEAVAAMSVMDVVELVSAMEEKFGVSAAAAVAVAAGGAAEAAEEKTEFDVILKAAGANKVAVIKAVRGATGLGLKEAKDLVESAPAALKEGVSKDDAEALKKSLEEAGAEVEVK